The Candidatus Methylomirabilota bacterium genomic interval CCGATCTTGACGTGGGTCCGCAGGCCGGAGAGACCCGCGGAGACGCCATCGTCCGTGCCGAGCATGCCGCGAACGTCCGACTCGCTCGACACGGTGACCTCCAGCCGGGTCAACACCACGCCGGTGTGGGCCGCCCGCATCGCGATCACCGTCGCGTGGCACGAGGCCATCGCGGCCCGCAGGAGCCAGCCCGGGTTCGGCCCCGAGCCGGTCCCGCCCAGGGCGGGCGACATGTCGGTGGACACCTGCTCGCCGTGCTGGCCCGTGACTTGGACCTTCAGGCCGTCGTCGAGCACCGCGGTGGCGGGCACGCTCTTCGCGCGTCCCTTCTCCGGCTCCTGGACGAGGAGCCTGGCGAGCTTGTCGATTGCGCTGCGCACCGTTGTATTCGCCACCGCTCGCGAAGACTATACCCCGCCGAGGAAGAGCGGAGCGAACCAGACGAGCGCGCCGTACGCGCTCACCGCGACCTCCGCGGCGCCTCCCGCCAGGCACGCCAGGCGCGGCGAGCGGTAGGGCGAGAGCGCCGCGAACAGGAGGAAGGCGATCGCGAGGAGCGGCGCCATCAGGATCCGGAGCACCGAGAGCATGGCCAGCGTGGCGAGCGGGGACCCGCTGGCGTGCCGGCCCGCCGCGAAGAGCGCGGCGGCGGCGAGGCCGGTGATGGCCATGGCCACCACCAGGGTCGCGAGCACCGTCCAGAAGCGGCGGTAGGGTCGGAGCGCGACCAGCAATCCGGCGGTGGGCACCAGCGCGCAGATCGAGAACACCGCGATGAAAACCATCGCGTCGCCGGCCGCATACATGCCGCTGGACGCCTGCGCGTCGGGGCCGCTCGTGGCCGCGATGCGCACCGCGACGACCGCGGAGGCGATGACGAAGGCCGCGACGTACCCGGCGGCGACGAGGCCGATCTTCGGGAGCAGCGTCACGTCCGCCGGGCGCTCGACGCGTCCCGCTTCACGACGGCCAGGAAGGCGCGCATCTCACGTGGCGACTGCAGATGATGAACGCTCTGGTGCGGCCGCGTCTCCCTTACCAGCTTCCGGTATCGGGGCGTCAGGTGTTTGTGGCAGCGCCACAGGACCCGATAGCTGTCGATGGTGCTGCTGATCATTGGACTGCCCTCCGGCCAGCCTTCGGGCGTTCTGATGATGCCCTGCATCAGACGCTTCGTGACCCAGCGAAAATGCGTCGAGAGCGGGAGATCGACGTAGACCAGCGTGTCCGCCACGTCGAACCGCTCCCACGCCGACTTCACGGACCCGTAGCCATCGATGATCCACGCGTCACGTCTCAACAGCTCCGCGTGCGCCTTCGCGTACTCATCGGGTGGCACCGCGCCGCCCCCCGGGCGGAACTGGATCAGGTCCAGCGGGTAGAGGGGCAGCCCGGTGAGCTCGGCGAGCTTCCGGGCCAGGGTGGATTTGCCGCCCCCGGCGTTGCCGAAGACCGCGACCTTCTTCATCTCATTCCACGATCCGGTCCGCGCGCAGCACGACGGGCTGGGGAATCGTCAGACCGATCGCGCTGGCCGTCCGGTTGTTGATCGTCAGCTCGAACGTCGTCGGCTGCTCGACGGGCAGGTCGCCCGGCCTGGCGCCCTTCAAGATCTTGTCCACGTAGACCGCGGCCCCCTTCCACAGCTCCGGCACGTTCGGTCCGTACGACGCCAGGCCGCCGGCCTCCACGTACACCCGGGCCGGGTAGATCGCGGGCAGCCGGCTCTCCGCGACCGCGCCGACGAGTCGAGCGCGATTCGTGACGAAGAGGGGCGTATCCGCATTCAGCACGCCGTCGACGCCGCGCAGCGCCTTCAGGGCCGGCCCGAGATCCGCCCCCGTGCGCACGGGGACCGCCTCGAGCTGCACCCCGATGGCGCGCGCGGCGGCCTCGGCCCCCCGCAGCTGCACCGCGTTGGTCGGATGCGGCGGGTGCGACAGCATGGCCACTCGCTTCAGCGTGGGGACGAGCTCCTTGAGCAGCTGCACGCGCTTGCCGGCCATGTCCGAGGCGTTGACCGCGGTGCCCGTGATGTTGCCGCCCGGGTGCCCCAGGCTCGGGACGAGACCAACCTCGACGGGAGCGTACACCGCGAAGAACACGATGGGGATCGACGAGGTCGC includes:
- a CDS encoding OsmC family protein, coding for MRSAIDKLARLLVQEPEKGRAKSVPATAVLDDGLKVQVTGQHGEQVSTDMSPALGGTGSGPNPGWLLRAAMASCHATVIAMRAAHTGVVLTRLEVTVSSESDVRGMLGTDDGVSAGLSGLRTHVKIGALNAPAGQLRQIVQWADEHSPVGCTIRQSPANAIEIEVL
- a CDS encoding ABC transporter substrate-binding protein, with translation MRTTTTWSARAGARVLLALLAALIGAATARVGDAQAQERPAGKVYRIGFLSQGQPPKAYMEALRQGLRERGYVEGRNLVWEMRSTDGSLDQLSQFADDLVRLKVDVILARASSGATAAKKATSSIPIVFFAVYAPVEVGLVPSLGHPGGNITGTAVNASDMAGKRVQLLKELVPTLKRVAMLSHPPHPTNAVQLRGAEAAARAIGVQLEAVPVRTGADLGPALKALRGVDGVLNADTPLFVTNRARLVGAVAESRLPAIYPARVYVEAGGLASYGPNVPELWKGAAVYVDKILKGARPGDLPVEQPTTFELTINNRTASAIGLTIPQPVVLRADRIVE
- a CDS encoding adenylate kinase, whose product is MKKVAVFGNAGGGKSTLARKLAELTGLPLYPLDLIQFRPGGGAVPPDEYAKAHAELLRRDAWIIDGYGSVKSAWERFDVADTLVYVDLPLSTHFRWVTKRLMQGIIRTPEGWPEGSPMISSTIDSYRVLWRCHKHLTPRYRKLVRETRPHQSVHHLQSPREMRAFLAVVKRDASSARRT